In one window of Silvanigrella paludirubra DNA:
- a CDS encoding HAD-IA family hydrolase, producing MEYLEKFIDFNKTELLIFDCDGTLMDTVWAHYKAWNDTYSLLGCVFVSNQEFVDTYAGTSGDELVKVLNHQLNYCLDVKKAIALKDEIFVKNYINKVKPFEKTLNIIKKYYGVLPLIVASGGETEVIRKMLAINNLTKYFVDIITINDVKLGKPEPDLFLEAAIRHKVAPENCLVFEDSEAGFQAARNANMKFIDIDKFEGKSFINEINGSIKSDSFIEYKIYELRNAFSTHSNIMFDKIFKEINAVFLILDSGLSKEQIYMINNFFDKFKIKYNSIIFESGEENKNITNVIKLITILDDFGVQRRSQPIVAIGGGVLTDLAGFVASIYRRGIPCIKIPTTLMGYIDASIGIKTGINFNQNKNRIGSFASPLCCILDSTFLRTLPDRELINGVGEIIKLGVIKNKYLFELLENHGVTSITDKFQNLLGRDILNISINDMIEELKYNFLELDLERIVDFGHTFSLVIEMSDDENLLHGEAVAVDILISSIIAFNRNLISISELSRIKELIKKFGLPISTKLSANKLYNSLQERVLHRDGYQRVPLPNGIGNHVFVNDINIDEISLALKNLNTFNRE from the coding sequence GTGGAATATTTAGAAAAATTTATCGATTTTAACAAAACAGAGCTTTTAATATTTGATTGTGACGGAACTTTAATGGATACCGTATGGGCGCATTATAAAGCGTGGAATGATACTTACAGTTTATTAGGTTGTGTTTTTGTATCTAATCAAGAATTTGTTGATACTTACGCTGGAACGAGTGGTGATGAATTAGTAAAAGTATTAAATCATCAATTAAATTATTGCTTAGATGTTAAAAAAGCGATTGCGCTTAAAGATGAAATTTTCGTTAAAAATTATATAAATAAAGTGAAGCCATTTGAAAAGACACTTAATATTATTAAAAAATATTATGGGGTTTTACCATTAATTGTAGCTTCTGGAGGAGAAACAGAAGTTATACGTAAAATGCTTGCAATAAATAATTTAACAAAATATTTTGTTGACATTATTACAATTAATGATGTTAAATTAGGTAAACCTGAACCAGACTTATTTCTTGAAGCAGCCATCAGGCACAAAGTTGCACCTGAAAATTGTTTAGTCTTTGAAGATTCTGAGGCAGGATTTCAAGCTGCACGTAATGCAAATATGAAGTTTATCGATATTGATAAATTTGAAGGAAAATCATTTATTAATGAAATTAATGGAAGCATTAAATCAGATTCATTTATTGAATACAAAATTTATGAATTAAGAAATGCTTTTAGCACCCATAGTAATATCATGTTTGATAAAATATTTAAAGAAATAAACGCGGTATTTCTTATTTTAGATTCTGGACTATCCAAAGAGCAAATTTATATGATAAATAACTTTTTTGATAAATTTAAAATAAAATATAACTCAATTATATTTGAATCTGGAGAAGAAAATAAAAATATTACAAATGTAATTAAATTAATTACAATATTAGATGATTTTGGTGTACAACGTCGTAGTCAACCAATTGTTGCAATTGGTGGTGGTGTATTAACGGATTTAGCTGGATTTGTTGCTAGTATATATAGGAGAGGTATTCCTTGTATTAAAATTCCTACAACTTTAATGGGATATATTGATGCGTCAATCGGAATTAAAACTGGAATAAATTTTAATCAAAATAAAAACAGAATTGGATCTTTTGCTTCCCCATTATGTTGTATTCTTGATTCAACATTTTTAAGAACACTACCTGATAGAGAATTAATTAATGGGGTTGGTGAAATTATTAAATTAGGGGTTATTAAAAATAAGTATTTATTTGAGTTACTAGAAAATCATGGTGTAACTTCCATTACGGATAAATTTCAAAATTTATTAGGAAGAGATATTTTAAATATATCAATAAATGATATGATTGAAGAGTTAAAATATAACTTCCTGGAGCTTGACTTAGAAAGAATAGTAGATTTTGGTCATACCTTTAGCTTAGTTATTGAAATGTCAGATGATGAAAATTTGTTGCACGGTGAAGCGGTAGCGGTTGATATTTTAATATCGTCAATCATTGCTTTTAATAGAAATTTAATTTCTATCTCTGAATTATCAAGAATAAAAGAATTAATTAAAAAATTTGGTTTGCCAATAAGTACAAAATTATCTGCTAATAAATTATATAATAGTTTACAGGAACGTGTTTTACACAGAGATGGCTATCAAAGAGTTCCGTTACCTAATGGAATAGGGAATCATGTATTTGTTAATGATATTAATATTGATGAAATATCCTTAGCTTTAAAAAACTTAAACACTTTTAATAGAGAATAA
- a CDS encoding lactoylglutathione lyase family protein has product MNKPYPRAFSHIGITVPDLEKAIQFYEEVLGFYMIMRPTEIREDPKSVIGMMCKDVFGPGYGSFRIAHLSTSDKIGVELFEFPQTNSLPMPEFFPFKTGLFHFCVQDPNVEELAEKIVEAGGKQRMPVRYFNPGVKPFSMVYCEDPFGNIIEIYSHSYEMIYADGAY; this is encoded by the coding sequence ATGAATAAACCATACCCTAGAGCGTTTTCTCATATCGGAATTACTGTCCCTGATTTAGAAAAAGCGATTCAGTTTTACGAAGAAGTTTTAGGTTTTTATATGATTATGCGTCCAACTGAAATTAGAGAAGATCCAAAATCTGTTATTGGTATGATGTGTAAAGATGTTTTTGGACCTGGTTACGGAAGTTTTAGAATTGCTCATTTATCAACTTCAGATAAAATAGGGGTTGAGTTGTTTGAGTTTCCTCAAACAAATTCATTGCCAATGCCTGAATTTTTTCCATTTAAAACAGGACTGTTTCATTTTTGTGTTCAAGATCCAAATGTTGAAGAACTTGCAGAAAAAATTGTAGAAGCAGGCGGCAAGCAAAGAATGCCAGTTCGTTACTTTAATCCAGGAGTAAAACCTTTTAGCATGGTTTATTGTGAAGATCCCTTTGGAAATATTATTGAAATATATTCTCATTCATATGAAATGATTTATGCGGATGGAGCTTATTAA
- a CDS encoding ABC transporter ATP-binding protein translates to MHPFKRLFIYAKSYQKDVILASIYSSLNKIFDIMPEILIGIAIDTVVNKQNAILSKLGISSAKEQILFLGIITALIWILESFFEYLYSIKWRNIAQNLQHDLRMDLYSHIQKLDISYFENKNTGNLLSILNDDINQIERFLNNGINSIIQVFLSSTLIGIIFFILTPSIAILSLVPIPFILFGAFYFQRKIGPKYYNVRENAGELNSILNNNILGISTIKSFTTENYEINRIKSLSNKYRKSNHEAIKISSAITPIIRMAVMMGFMLILIYGGFLTLENKLNVAIYSILIFLSQRLLWPLTGLSEITDNYQRSLASINRVMDLLKTPIKIIEQGERLNLIQTKGEIICKDLKFSYLTSPVLKNININILPGETVAFVGTTGSGKSTLLKLFLRFYEKTSGQILIDGKDISEINLFDLRKSIGYVSQDIFLINGTIAENIAYGSFHATLEEIKNAAKLAESHEFISLLESGYETKIGERGQKLSGGQRQRLAIARAILKNPPILILDEATSAVDNETELAIQKSLEKLVLGRTTILVAHRLSTIRHADKIFVFDHGEIMESGNHETLVMKKGIYSGLWSIQMGEKI, encoded by the coding sequence ATGCATCCTTTTAAACGGCTATTTATATATGCGAAAAGTTATCAGAAAGATGTTATATTAGCTAGCATTTATTCATCGCTAAATAAAATATTTGATATTATGCCAGAAATTTTAATTGGTATTGCCATAGATACTGTAGTAAATAAACAGAATGCGATATTATCAAAATTAGGAATTTCATCTGCAAAAGAACAAATTCTATTTTTAGGAATTATAACAGCTTTAATTTGGATATTAGAATCTTTTTTTGAATATTTATATTCTATTAAATGGAGAAATATAGCTCAAAATTTACAACATGATCTTAGAATGGATCTCTATTCTCATATTCAAAAATTAGATATCTCCTATTTTGAGAATAAAAATACAGGAAACTTACTTTCTATTTTAAACGATGATATAAATCAAATTGAAAGATTTTTAAATAATGGAATAAATTCTATTATACAAGTTTTTTTGTCTTCCACATTAATAGGAATTATTTTTTTTATTTTAACACCTTCAATCGCAATATTGTCTCTTGTTCCTATTCCTTTTATTTTATTCGGAGCTTTTTATTTTCAAAGAAAAATTGGTCCTAAATATTATAATGTAAGAGAAAATGCGGGTGAATTAAATTCTATTTTAAATAATAATATTTTAGGAATTTCAACAATTAAAAGTTTTACAACAGAAAATTATGAAATAAATAGAATTAAATCCTTAAGTAATAAATATAGAAAATCTAATCATGAAGCCATAAAAATAAGTTCCGCAATAACTCCTATAATCAGAATGGCTGTAATGATGGGATTTATGCTTATTTTAATTTACGGTGGTTTTTTAACATTAGAAAATAAATTAAACGTAGCTATTTATAGTATTTTAATATTTCTTTCTCAAAGACTTTTATGGCCATTAACAGGGTTATCTGAAATAACAGATAATTATCAAAGATCACTTGCCTCAATAAATCGAGTTATGGATTTATTAAAAACACCAATTAAAATAATAGAACAAGGAGAGAGATTAAATTTAATTCAAACAAAAGGTGAAATTATTTGTAAAGATTTAAAATTTTCTTATTTAACGAGCCCTGTTTTAAAAAATATTAATATAAATATTCTTCCGGGTGAAACCGTTGCCTTTGTTGGAACTACAGGATCGGGAAAAAGTACTTTATTAAAACTTTTTCTTCGTTTTTATGAAAAAACATCAGGACAAATATTAATAGACGGAAAAGATATTTCTGAAATTAATTTATTTGATTTACGAAAATCTATTGGTTATGTTAGCCAAGATATTTTTTTAATAAATGGAACAATTGCTGAAAACATTGCATACGGTTCGTTTCATGCAACTCTTGAAGAAATCAAAAATGCAGCAAAATTAGCAGAATCTCATGAATTTATTTCTTTACTAGAGTCAGGTTATGAAACAAAAATTGGAGAACGCGGTCAAAAATTATCTGGTGGCCAAAGACAACGCCTCGCTATTGCTAGAGCAATTTTAAAAAATCCTCCTATTCTTATATTAGATGAAGCAACATCAGCAGTAGATAATGAAACAGAATTAGCAATACAAAAATCATTAGAAAAATTAGTTTTAGGGCGAACTACAATTCTTGTAGCACATAGATTGTCAACTATAAGGCATGCAGATAAAATATTTGTCTTTGATCATGGCGAAATTATGGAATCAGGTAATCATGAAACTTTAGTAATGAAAAAAGGAATATATTCTGGATTATGGAGTATACAAATGGGAGAGAAAATTTAG
- a CDS encoding 3-oxoacyl-ACP synthase III family protein → MAKHFKTVMTHFSRYLPPGRVTNNDLSKLMDTNDAWITERSGIRERRFVEEPTTTSDLAIEAVKKILEESKLKPSDFDYIIASTLSPDFYFPGIAPIVQHKLGFPMIPAVDIRVQCSAFVYSTQLADAMIKSGQYKRILLVFSDVQSKLLDLTTNGRNVAVLFGDGAAAVICEAEECSESELPSTNNNKSGVIDTILGSDGTGAELLLIRSPGTATKGFLNPETHGLGDWHPKMEGRLVFKHAVSRMCEVAETLMKRHQITANDIACLIPHQANLRISEMVREKMELSPDKVFNNIHQYGNTTSATIPICINEALEQGRVKKGDLILTVAFGAGFTWGGSLIRL, encoded by the coding sequence ATGGCAAAGCATTTTAAGACAGTAATGACACATTTTTCTCGATATCTTCCTCCAGGAAGAGTAACTAATAATGATCTTAGCAAGCTCATGGACACAAATGATGCTTGGATAACGGAAAGATCAGGTATTAGAGAAAGACGTTTTGTGGAAGAACCCACAACAACTTCCGATCTTGCGATTGAAGCTGTAAAGAAAATTCTTGAAGAATCTAAATTAAAACCTTCTGATTTTGATTATATTATCGCCTCTACATTATCTCCGGATTTTTATTTTCCTGGAATTGCTCCCATTGTGCAGCATAAATTGGGATTTCCTATGATCCCAGCTGTAGATATTCGAGTGCAATGTAGTGCTTTTGTCTATTCCACACAATTAGCTGATGCTATGATTAAAAGTGGACAATACAAACGAATTTTGTTGGTATTTTCTGATGTACAAAGCAAGCTTCTCGATCTGACTACAAATGGCAGAAACGTAGCTGTGCTTTTTGGTGATGGCGCAGCTGCAGTTATATGTGAAGCTGAAGAATGTTCTGAGTCTGAATTACCATCTACAAATAATAATAAATCTGGTGTGATTGACACCATTCTTGGAAGTGATGGAACAGGTGCAGAACTTCTTTTGATACGTTCACCAGGAACGGCTACAAAAGGATTTTTAAATCCAGAAACTCATGGACTAGGTGACTGGCATCCTAAAATGGAAGGTCGTTTGGTTTTCAAACATGCTGTAAGTAGAATGTGTGAAGTTGCTGAAACATTAATGAAGAGACATCAAATCACTGCGAACGATATTGCTTGTTTAATTCCTCATCAAGCAAACTTAAGAATTAGTGAAATGGTAAGAGAAAAAATGGAGCTTTCTCCAGATAAAGTCTTCAATAATATTCATCAATATGGAAATACAACTTCAGCGACAATTCCAATTTGTATTAATGAAGCACTTGAGCAAGGTAGAGTTAAAAAAGGTGACCTAATTTTAACTGTTGCTTTTGGAGCTGGTTTTACTTGGGGCGGAAGTTTAATTCGGTTGTAA
- a CDS encoding DNA repair protein RecN: MLKQLNIQNLAIAENISVHFQKGLNVITGETGAGKSLLVDAMCLLRGCRVDTKLIRTGHESALVTGIFTPNKNDSSIFSTLEEFGIPLYSDDPDEIVIKRYIQRNGKHRATINETIVSSKTLQYISGELIDISSQFENQRLLDSDTHTSFLDEFAQNTLNYKNYIHHFNLGHEQLKQLKQLIFEQDLLRREKNLYEFELSQINEANISLNEFKKIEDIISLGNKSNLLKRICSEINMNLSNDEVNCLDLLKHSRKNIEKLIKLSGQTEIPIQSEKMDEIIFLLEELVLKIEQTSNKFEIDESLLNQASQRIEIYNKLLIKYGPTIEDIFLYKNKCESYLLKAENIENEMINLSKKCEKTLKNALTLSEELKNSRMSKLDYISLSIEKELSELGMPKSKFICELKENIKYQDEQKTLEFINSKISQELLKNFFSLSKSGSEKAQFLLSTNVGIEAQAIEKVASGGELSRVMLAIKNVLFDEETMSVFVFDEIDTGISGNIAAKVGRKLSDFCKNSYGNITRQALCITHLPQVACYAQNHFVVSKELRNNKTVTKIIQANKDEKINEIAILLSGEEISQESLAQAKVLVMEAQKELH, translated from the coding sequence ATGTTAAAACAGCTAAATATACAAAATCTAGCTATTGCAGAGAATATATCTGTCCATTTTCAAAAAGGATTAAATGTCATCACAGGAGAAACAGGCGCAGGAAAGTCTTTACTAGTAGATGCCATGTGCCTTCTAAGGGGATGTAGAGTTGACACTAAATTAATAAGAACAGGTCATGAAAGCGCTCTGGTCACTGGAATATTCACTCCAAATAAAAACGATTCCTCCATATTTTCTACGCTTGAAGAGTTTGGAATTCCTCTTTATTCAGACGACCCCGATGAAATTGTTATTAAAAGATATATTCAAAGAAATGGAAAACACCGAGCTACGATTAATGAAACCATAGTAAGCTCTAAAACTCTTCAATATATATCTGGCGAATTAATAGATATTAGCAGTCAGTTTGAAAATCAAAGATTATTAGATAGTGATACTCACACCTCCTTTTTAGATGAGTTTGCCCAAAACACATTAAATTATAAAAATTATATTCATCATTTTAATTTAGGCCATGAACAACTAAAGCAATTAAAACAATTAATATTTGAACAAGATTTATTAAGAAGGGAAAAAAATTTATATGAATTTGAACTTTCTCAAATAAATGAAGCCAATATTTCTTTAAATGAATTTAAAAAAATAGAAGATATTATTTCATTAGGCAACAAATCAAATTTGTTAAAAAGAATTTGTTCTGAAATCAATATGAATTTATCAAATGATGAAGTTAATTGTTTAGATCTTTTAAAACATTCAAGAAAAAATATTGAAAAATTAATTAAATTATCTGGTCAAACTGAAATTCCAATTCAATCAGAAAAAATGGATGAAATCATTTTTCTTTTAGAAGAGCTTGTTCTTAAAATTGAACAAACCTCAAATAAATTTGAAATAGATGAATCCTTATTAAACCAAGCATCACAAAGAATCGAAATTTATAATAAATTATTGATTAAATATGGCCCAACCATAGAAGATATTTTTTTGTATAAAAATAAATGTGAAAGTTATTTATTGAAAGCAGAAAATATAGAAAATGAAATGATTAACTTATCTAAAAAATGTGAAAAAACTTTGAAAAATGCCCTAACACTTTCTGAAGAATTAAAAAACTCGAGAATGAGCAAATTAGATTATATTTCATTGTCCATAGAAAAAGAACTTTCTGAATTAGGCATGCCTAAATCAAAGTTTATTTGTGAATTAAAAGAAAATATAAAATATCAAGATGAACAAAAAACTCTTGAATTTATAAACTCAAAAATATCTCAAGAATTATTAAAAAATTTCTTTTCATTATCAAAGTCTGGGTCTGAAAAAGCACAATTTTTATTAAGTACAAATGTAGGTATTGAAGCTCAAGCCATTGAAAAAGTGGCAAGTGGCGGAGAATTATCAAGAGTAATGCTTGCGATTAAAAATGTTTTATTTGATGAAGAAACAATGAGTGTCTTTGTTTTTGACGAAATTGACACTGGCATTAGTGGAAATATTGCGGCTAAAGTAGGTAGAAAATTATCCGATTTCTGCAAAAATTCATATGGTAACATAACAAGACAAGCATTGTGCATCACTCACTTGCCACAAGTTGCTTGTTATGCTCAAAATCATTTTGTTGTTTCGAAAGAACTCAGAAACAACAAAACAGTAACAAAAATAATTCAAGCGAATAAAGACGAAAAAATAAACGAAATCGCTATTCTTTTATCTGGTGAAGAAATTAGCCAAGAAAGTCTTGCACAGGCTAAAGTTTTAGTTATGGAAGCGCAAAAAGAACTTCATTAA
- a CDS encoding NADP-dependent oxidoreductase, with the protein MAQTLSINLSKEIHLASRPIGLPKLNDFILVEKKIPEVKEEEVLVQNIWMSVDPYMRGRMDDSPSYIPPFKLDSPLEGSAIGKVISSKSTKFTEGEYVISMFGWREAFVSQAKYLKKLNLTDMPNSLPIELHLSILGNAGLTAYAALFRIANLKPSEKVFISGATGAVGSVACALAKSIGCYVVGTAGSEEKRKWLEKELKIDVAINYNDTRFSESITQAFPQGIDVYLENAGGEQLRVALDNMKQFGRIAFSGMIDGYNNVTQKPGPSNLFQIIKKSLKLEGFISTNHQDLNESFLNCAYQLLNSGKLKWNHSVSEGIESSPQAMIDLFTGKSFGKTLVKLSAS; encoded by the coding sequence ATGGCACAAACATTATCCATAAATTTATCTAAAGAAATTCATCTTGCCTCAAGACCAATTGGACTTCCTAAATTAAATGATTTTATATTAGTTGAAAAAAAAATACCTGAAGTTAAAGAAGAAGAAGTTTTAGTACAAAATATTTGGATGTCTGTTGACCCCTATATGAGAGGAAGAATGGACGACTCACCTAGCTACATCCCACCATTTAAACTAGACTCCCCTTTAGAAGGAAGTGCAATTGGAAAAGTAATTTCTTCTAAATCAACAAAATTTACAGAAGGCGAATATGTAATTAGTATGTTTGGATGGAGAGAAGCATTTGTTTCTCAAGCAAAATATTTAAAAAAATTAAATCTCACGGACATGCCTAACTCGTTACCAATTGAGCTACATTTAAGTATTTTAGGAAATGCAGGATTAACCGCTTACGCTGCTTTATTCCGAATCGCAAATTTAAAACCAAGTGAAAAAGTATTTATATCAGGAGCGACGGGAGCTGTTGGTTCTGTTGCTTGTGCACTAGCTAAATCCATAGGCTGTTACGTTGTGGGAACTGCTGGCAGTGAAGAAAAAAGAAAATGGCTTGAAAAAGAATTAAAAATTGATGTCGCAATTAATTATAATGACACCCGCTTTTCAGAATCAATTACACAGGCGTTTCCACAAGGTATAGACGTTTATCTTGAAAATGCTGGGGGCGAACAACTTCGTGTTGCATTAGATAATATGAAACAATTTGGACGTATTGCATTTTCAGGAATGATTGATGGATATAATAATGTTACTCAAAAACCAGGTCCATCAAATTTATTTCAAATTATTAAAAAGAGTTTAAAATTAGAAGGATTTATTTCAACAAATCACCAAGATTTAAATGAAAGTTTTTTAAATTGTGCTTATCAATTATTAAATTCTGGTAAATTAAAATGGAATCATAGTGTTTCAGAAGGAATTGAATCTTCTCCACAAGCAATGATTGATCTTTTTACAGGAAAAAGTTTTGGAAAGACTTTAGTCAAATTAAGCGCAAGCTAA
- a CDS encoding MFS transporter has translation MKNNPKFIIFILAIGYMIDFFDLTIFAVVRTPALQALGVPQEDFISVSSLMFNAQAVGVVVGGILSGIWGDKFGRMSAVRAGILLYSVCIILNAFVTTVPMFALMRFLAAVGLAGEFAASITLLSELLPADKRAKASGIIYSSGVVGGMLAAFIGSYFNWQVLFIVGGLAGLILLFVRISVADSIIYQNMKYQSHVVRGSIKLLIFNKNSFARVVALLLAIVPFWFMAFFVNFAPEIAKSVGIKTAISQGFSLGVYFVGSFIGSYFFPFIAKLTYSRKKSIFSALLIMFLSICLFSLGSLVSIEVYYSILFLIGLASGYSGLLMVFAVESFGTNQRNIASSIISNLARCSIIIMNAFVPWMSLQFNEKWIGLVISAGIFLILGTIALLTLKETNYASLDYNEGESVPS, from the coding sequence ATGAAAAATAATCCAAAATTTATAATATTTATTTTAGCTATAGGGTATATGATTGATTTTTTTGATTTAACAATTTTTGCCGTAGTAAGAACACCTGCATTGCAAGCGTTAGGAGTGCCCCAAGAAGATTTTATAAGTGTAAGCTCACTCATGTTTAATGCTCAAGCGGTTGGTGTTGTTGTGGGTGGAATTTTAAGTGGGATTTGGGGTGATAAATTTGGAAGAATGTCTGCCGTTAGAGCAGGTATTTTATTATATTCTGTTTGTATTATTTTGAATGCATTTGTTACTACAGTTCCCATGTTTGCTTTAATGAGATTTTTAGCTGCCGTTGGATTAGCGGGTGAATTTGCGGCTTCCATTACATTATTGAGTGAATTATTACCAGCCGATAAAAGAGCAAAAGCATCTGGTATCATTTATTCATCCGGTGTTGTTGGTGGTATGCTTGCAGCATTTATAGGTAGTTATTTTAATTGGCAAGTTTTATTTATTGTAGGTGGATTGGCTGGATTAATTTTGCTTTTTGTCCGAATTTCAGTTGCAGATTCTATTATTTATCAAAATATGAAATATCAAAGTCATGTTGTTAGAGGCAGTATAAAATTATTAATATTTAATAAAAATTCTTTTGCTAGAGTTGTTGCTCTTTTATTAGCAATTGTTCCTTTTTGGTTTATGGCATTTTTTGTAAATTTTGCACCTGAAATTGCTAAATCTGTTGGAATTAAAACTGCCATTAGTCAAGGGTTTTCTTTAGGTGTTTATTTTGTAGGTTCATTTATTGGGTCTTATTTTTTTCCATTTATTGCAAAATTAACTTATAGTAGAAAAAAATCTATTTTTAGTGCATTATTAATTATGTTCTTATCTATTTGTTTATTTTCTTTAGGCTCTTTGGTATCTATAGAAGTATATTATTCCATTTTATTTTTAATAGGTCTTGCAAGTGGATATTCTGGATTACTTATGGTTTTTGCTGTTGAAAGTTTTGGAACAAACCAAAGAAATATTGCATCTTCTATTATTTCTAATTTAGCAAGATGCTCTATTATAATTATGAATGCTTTTGTTCCTTGGATGTCTTTACAATTTAATGAAAAGTGGATTGGTTTGGTTATTTCAGCTGGTATTTTTTTAATACTAGGAACAATTGCATTATTAACATTAAAAGAAACAAATTATGCTTCACTTGATTATAATGAAGGAGAAAGCGTTCCTAGTTAA
- a CDS encoding AMP-binding protein translates to MKIDWLSNESHVFLNPKALPLHNLSLNKVIKDYSLESHIILATSGSTALNSSEMKFVALSKNAILNSSKSVNNHLDCTKNDILLNALPYFHIGGLSLYSRSYLSGAKLINVYSDSLKWDANYFIQEIIKNKVTIASLVPTQIYDLINQNLTSPPSLRAVVVGGGALSKSLYDKAKKLNWPLLPSYGMTECASQIATAAINFKWETTYPELKILDHLNVKKNEYGNLSISGSSLLTGYIILKNNETQFLDVKTHISNESDKYLITSDIGNIKDSFLQIYGRSDDVIKVSGENVSLSRLDHILLDLKTELEYNDDAAVIYEKDERLENKISLVFTKDNIKSSKLFDQIKNEFNKRVFPFEKIKNIYFIDKIPRTELGKLKRNQLICDLSKNNHQL, encoded by the coding sequence ATGAAAATAGATTGGCTTTCCAATGAATCCCATGTTTTTTTAAATCCTAAAGCCTTGCCATTACATAATTTATCTTTGAATAAAGTGATTAAAGATTATTCTCTTGAATCCCATATTATTTTAGCAACATCAGGCTCAACTGCTTTAAATTCAAGTGAAATGAAATTTGTAGCCTTGAGTAAAAATGCGATTTTAAATTCTTCAAAATCAGTTAACAATCATTTAGATTGTACTAAAAATGATATTCTTTTAAATGCCCTACCCTATTTTCATATTGGTGGCTTATCATTATATTCTAGGTCTTATTTAAGTGGTGCAAAATTAATAAATGTATATTCTGATTCTTTAAAATGGGATGCAAATTATTTCATACAAGAAATTATTAAAAATAAAGTAACTATTGCTTCTTTAGTTCCAACACAAATTTATGATTTAATCAATCAAAATTTGACTTCCCCTCCGTCCCTTAGAGCCGTTGTGGTTGGTGGTGGTGCTTTATCAAAATCTTTATATGACAAAGCAAAAAAATTAAATTGGCCTTTATTACCAAGCTATGGAATGACGGAATGTGCTTCTCAAATTGCAACTGCTGCTATAAATTTTAAATGGGAAACAACCTATCCAGAATTAAAAATTTTAGATCATTTAAATGTTAAAAAAAATGAATATGGAAATTTAAGTATTTCAGGTTCTTCTTTATTAACTGGATACATAATTTTAAAAAATAATGAAACTCAATTTTTAGATGTTAAAACTCATATTTCAAATGAATCAGATAAGTATTTAATTACTTCAGATATTGGTAATATTAAGGATTCATTTCTTCAAATTTATGGAAGAAGTGATGATGTTATTAAAGTTTCAGGTGAGAATGTTTCTTTATCTAGATTAGATCATATTTTATTAGATTTAAAAACAGAACTTGAATATAATGATGATGCTGCAGTTATTTATGAAAAAGATGAACGATTGGAAAATAAAATTTCACTTGTTTTTACAAAAGATAATATAAAATCTAGTAAATTATTTGACCAAATTAAAAATGAATTTAATAAAAGAGTTTTTCCTTTTGAGAAAATAAAAAATATTTATTTTATAGATAAAATTCCGAGGACTGAACTTGGTAAACTAAAGCGTAATCAATTAATATGTGATCTTTCAAAAAATAATCATCAATTATAA